One genomic window of Clostridioides sp. ES-S-0054-01 includes the following:
- the zupT gene encoding zinc transporter ZupT, protein MNNVVFAFLITLLAGLSTGIGSCIAFFAKKTNTKFLSISLGFSAGVMIYVSMIEIFPKAQDALTKSMGEKLGSWSTVIAFFIGMVIIAIIDKLIPQEENPHEIKKMENIQEKNIKKNKSLLRTGIFTAMAIAIHNFPEGLATFISALDDVTIAIPIAVAIAIHNIPEGISVSVPVYYATGDKKKAFYYSFLSGMSEPLGAIIGYALLRNFLNDLTLGIIFAIVGGIMVFISLDELLPSAREYGEHHLSIYGLIAGMGVMAISLLLFK, encoded by the coding sequence TTGAATAATGTAGTATTTGCATTTTTGATAACATTATTGGCTGGTTTATCTACTGGTATAGGAAGTTGTATAGCATTTTTTGCTAAAAAAACAAATACTAAGTTTCTTTCTATAAGTTTAGGATTTTCTGCTGGTGTTATGATTTATGTGTCTATGATAGAAATTTTTCCTAAAGCACAAGATGCTTTGACAAAATCTATGGGAGAGAAATTGGGAAGCTGGTCAACTGTAATAGCCTTTTTTATAGGCATGGTTATCATTGCTATTATTGATAAGTTGATTCCTCAAGAAGAAAATCCACATGAGATAAAGAAAATGGAAAATATACAAGAAAAGAATATTAAAAAAAATAAATCTCTTTTGAGGACAGGTATATTTACAGCAATGGCTATAGCAATTCATAATTTTCCTGAAGGATTAGCTACATTTATATCAGCTCTTGATGATGTTACAATAGCTATTCCGATAGCCGTAGCCATTGCTATACACAATATACCAGAAGGTATATCTGTATCTGTACCAGTTTATTATGCTACAGGAGATAAGAAGAAAGCTTTTTACTATTCTTTTTTATCTGGTATGTCTGAGCCTCTAGGAGCAATTATTGGATATGCACTTCTCAGAAATTTTTTAAACGATTTAACTCTTGGAATTATATTTGCAATTGTAGGAGGAATTATGGTATTTATATCACTAGATGAATTATTACCGTCAGCTAGAGAATATGGTGAACATCATTTATCGATTTATGGATTGATTGCAGGAATGGGAGTTATGGCTATTAGTTTACTACTATTTAAATAG
- a CDS encoding formate C-acetyltransferase/glycerol dehydratase family glycyl radical enzyme, with translation MSQTNRIEAFRQEYINSKPMICCERARIFTESHKKTEGEAICIRRAKAFLETCKELPIKIFENELIVGTAGKFRRTGILTPEFSWQWVDKEMDTFDERTQDPYVISKEQIEFIRKEIFPYWKGKSLEEVFLARIPEDTAKILVDTGIIDNDSKWRQAVGEVTPDYQDVLFVKGYKGIKEDSDKKIEELDISISENIEKIDFYKSVSIVAEGIMILAKRYSNLAKQMSEQEIDEKRKLELIKISEICMNVPANPPTNFYEAIQFVWFVQLGGILSENPLALNLGRFDQYMYPYYENDVKEGKITESEAQELIEALWIKLSEWVWTISANTANYFAGYNQFQNLTVGGKKRNGTDGTNDISYMCLKATESVKTHQPGLSVRVSQGAPDNFVMAVAKLVKQGTGFPAIHSDGAGAQMLLQDGYDAEDARDWSNCGCVVPHFRKTGQWTSAVNINFAAALEYAMNEGKSRLTGEKMGIDTKNITEFTSFEELKDEFLKQLAYLVKNSVIGTTVAQQIHKEMVPRPFLSTCVDGCLDKGVDLSKGGAKYNIGPVLTGIGLGVVSNSLAAIKKLVFEDKVTTLEELTKALNNDWEGYEELRKLALDVPKYGNDNDYVDSLAIEVSDFYYTETRKYKDIFGSKFNSAFMGISNYVPTGKIVGATPCGRKATKPLTEGVSPFVGTDTTSPLAAMKSASKINHDVHTGGTLLNLRLNQDLVETERGLRNLTSMVKSYFALGGFHVQFNTVANDTLLKAQENPEEYKDLLVRVAGYSTQFVNLSREMQDAIIARNSHSNF, from the coding sequence ATGAGTCAAACTAATAGAATAGAAGCATTTAGACAAGAATATATTAATTCTAAACCTATGATATGTTGTGAAAGGGCTAGAATTTTTACAGAATCACACAAAAAAACTGAGGGAGAAGCTATATGTATAAGAAGAGCTAAAGCTTTTTTGGAGACATGTAAAGAGCTTCCTATAAAAATATTTGAAAATGAATTAATTGTAGGTACAGCAGGAAAATTTAGAAGAACAGGGATATTGACACCAGAGTTTTCTTGGCAATGGGTAGACAAAGAAATGGATACTTTTGATGAAAGAACTCAAGACCCATATGTAATATCAAAAGAACAAATAGAATTTATAAGAAAAGAAATATTTCCATATTGGAAGGGAAAATCTTTAGAAGAAGTTTTTTTAGCAAGAATTCCAGAAGATACAGCTAAGATATTGGTAGATACAGGAATAATAGATAATGATTCTAAGTGGAGACAGGCAGTAGGCGAGGTAACACCAGATTATCAAGATGTACTGTTTGTAAAAGGATATAAAGGGATTAAAGAAGATTCAGATAAGAAAATAGAAGAATTAGATATATCGATTTCAGAAAATATTGAAAAAATAGACTTTTACAAATCTGTTTCTATAGTTGCAGAGGGGATTATGATACTGGCAAAAAGATATTCAAATCTTGCAAAACAGATGAGTGAACAAGAAATAGATGAAAAGAGAAAGTTAGAACTTATAAAAATTTCAGAGATATGTATGAATGTACCAGCAAATCCTCCAACCAATTTTTATGAAGCAATACAATTTGTATGGTTTGTTCAACTTGGTGGTATTCTATCAGAAAATCCATTGGCATTAAATTTAGGTAGATTTGACCAATATATGTATCCATATTATGAAAATGATGTTAAAGAAGGTAAAATAACTGAATCTGAAGCTCAAGAATTGATAGAAGCACTTTGGATTAAGTTATCAGAATGGGTATGGACTATATCAGCAAATACGGCAAATTATTTTGCAGGATATAATCAATTCCAAAATCTTACTGTCGGTGGTAAAAAGAGAAATGGTACTGATGGAACGAATGATATCTCATATATGTGTTTAAAGGCTACAGAAAGTGTAAAAACTCATCAACCAGGGTTAAGCGTTAGAGTAAGTCAGGGAGCACCAGATAATTTTGTTATGGCAGTTGCCAAATTGGTAAAACAAGGTACTGGTTTCCCTGCTATACACAGTGATGGTGCAGGGGCACAAATGTTATTACAAGATGGATATGATGCAGAAGATGCTAGAGATTGGAGTAACTGTGGTTGTGTAGTTCCTCATTTTAGAAAAACAGGACAATGGACTTCAGCCGTAAATATCAATTTTGCAGCAGCTTTAGAATATGCTATGAATGAAGGTAAGAGTAGACTAACTGGAGAAAAAATGGGGATAGATACAAAAAATATCACAGAATTTACTTCTTTTGAAGAACTTAAGGATGAGTTTTTAAAGCAATTAGCATATCTTGTAAAGAATTCTGTTATAGGAACTACTGTCGCTCAACAAATTCATAAAGAAATGGTACCAAGACCATTTTTATCTACTTGTGTAGATGGATGTTTGGATAAGGGGGTTGATTTAAGCAAAGGAGGCGCAAAATATAATATAGGACCTGTATTAACTGGTATAGGGTTAGGTGTGGTTTCAAACTCATTGGCAGCTATAAAAAAATTAGTGTTTGAAGATAAGGTTACTACATTAGAAGAATTAACAAAAGCACTAAATAATGATTGGGAAGGTTATGAAGAGTTAAGAAAACTTGCACTAGATGTTCCTAAGTATGGAAATGATAATGATTATGTAGACTCATTAGCAATTGAAGTTTCTGATTTTTATTATACTGAAACTAGAAAATACAAGGATATTTTTGGTTCTAAATTTAATAGTGCATTTATGGGAATATCAAACTATGTACCAACGGGAAAAATCGTAGGTGCAACTCCATGTGGAAGAAAAGCGACAAAACCTTTGACAGAGGGAGTTTCTCCATTTGTTGGTACTGATACAACAAGTCCACTAGCAGCTATGAAATCTGCATCAAAAATAAATCATGATGTTCATACTGGTGGAACACTTCTAAATTTAAGACTGAATCAAGATTTAGTAGAAACAGAAAGAGGGCTTAGAAATCTAACATCTATGGTGAAATCATACTTTGCTTTAGGAGGATTCCATGTACAATTTAATACAGTAGCAAATGATACTCTATTAAAGGCTCAAGAAAATCCAGAAGAATATAAAGATTTATTAGTGAGAGTTGCTGGATATAGTACTCAATTTGTTAATTTATCAAGAGAAATGCAAGATGCTATAATAGCTAGAAATTCACATAGTAATTTTTAA
- a CDS encoding GHKL domain-containing protein, whose product MLNFMTELLVVLSIFIQFSIMKGILIYKKDDEKNEKIVFYTLLFLIYIIVQISRLFNRGNYFNNINYLFSIVEFIAWGGYYNYFYKMGYIKYSVFFYLFSVYYECLDTVVYRILFFVITGNVVSAKESLLVPRLESIKIQIYSNLIIILIYLIFSFFRQSIKLLSQDKRNYVYLLFALLANTMNMFVNFILKNLERFGSLYSEGYYFDNFVNPKLVGASSIFLILLFKEIIKENRLKSQNELIKNKLDMQYAHYLSIQESHMRVKKLYHDINNHICCIDNLRNNSKEIDEYVNNLKDEIKEFKYIYNTGNMILDIIINEKSKICAKKVIKFTCCINFSKVNFVKPIDVSSIFSNTLDNAIEACDKIIDESSNKYIRIKGTITKSFFVLKCENSKVNHLTFKKNILLTDKMDKFVHGIGIQSIKSSLQKYNGELLFEDNKDEFILNIYIPLNQGTDSRVD is encoded by the coding sequence ATGTTAAATTTTATGACTGAGCTATTAGTAGTTTTATCTATATTTATACAGTTTTCTATAATGAAAGGAATTTTAATTTATAAAAAGGATGATGAAAAAAATGAAAAAATAGTATTTTATACTTTGTTGTTTCTGATTTATATTATAGTTCAAATAAGTAGATTATTTAATAGAGGAAATTACTTTAATAATATAAACTATTTATTTTCTATAGTAGAATTTATTGCTTGGGGAGGATACTATAATTATTTTTACAAGATGGGTTATATTAAGTATTCTGTTTTCTTTTATTTATTTAGTGTATATTATGAGTGTTTAGATACTGTTGTATATAGAATACTATTTTTTGTAATTACAGGTAATGTTGTTTCGGCTAAAGAATCCTTATTGGTACCTCGCTTAGAATCTATAAAAATTCAGATATATAGTAATTTAATAATTATTCTTATATATCTTATATTTAGTTTTTTTAGGCAGTCTATAAAATTACTTAGCCAAGATAAGAGAAACTATGTATATTTATTATTTGCCTTATTAGCTAATACAATGAATATGTTTGTAAATTTTATATTAAAAAATTTAGAACGGTTTGGGTCATTATATTCAGAAGGATATTATTTTGATAATTTTGTTAATCCAAAGTTGGTAGGTGCTAGTAGTATATTTCTTATACTATTGTTTAAAGAAATAATAAAAGAAAACAGATTAAAATCTCAAAATGAATTAATAAAAAATAAGTTAGATATGCAATATGCACATTATTTGAGTATTCAAGAATCTCATATGAGAGTTAAGAAACTTTATCATGATATAAATAACCACATTTGTTGTATAGATAATCTTAGAAATAATAGCAAAGAAATTGATGAATATGTTAACAATTTAAAAGATGAAATTAAAGAGTTTAAATATATTTATAATACAGGGAACATGATACTAGACATTATAATCAATGAAAAGAGTAAAATATGTGCAAAAAAGGTAATTAAATTTACTTGCTGTATAAATTTTTCAAAAGTAAATTTTGTAAAACCTATAGATGTATCGAGTATATTTTCCAATACTTTAGATAATGCAATAGAGGCATGTGACAAAATAATAGATGAAAGTAGTAATAAATATATTAGAATTAAAGGAACTATAACAAAGTCATTTTTTGTACTTAAATGTGAAAATAGTAAGGTAAATCATCTTACTTTCAAAAAAAATATACTGTTAACAGACAAAATGGATAAGTTTGTGCATGGAATAGGAATTCAGAGTATAAAATCTTCTTTACAAAAATATAATGGAGAATTATTATTTGAAGATAATAAGGATGAGTTTATACTGAATATATACATACCATTAAACCAAGGTACTGACAGTAGGGTCGATTAA
- a CDS encoding amidohydrolase gives MNIKEITKSYKDYVIKLRREFHENPEKSMEEVRTSKRVKEELDKIGIPYVSAGGTGVIATIKGANPGKTVALRGDMDALQVVECTDVEYKSKNEGLMHACGHDGHTSMLLGAAKVLNDIKDSINGTVKLFFQPGEEVGKGARAMIKDGAMEGVDGVFGIHLWTDVESGTISVEEGPRMASADFFKITVKGKGGHGSLPHQGVDAVLASSAIVMNLQSMVSREVSPLEPLVVSVGVLNSGTRFNVIVSEAVLEGTIRLFNPELRKQIPGILERIAKSTAEAYRAEAELEYGYLTPAVINDKECSKIATDAAVKLFGEECITLFEKVTGAEDLAEFMNIAPGALAFVGARNESKGACYPHHHGCFNIDEDALEIGTALYVQYAVDFLNK, from the coding sequence ATGAATATTAAAGAAATAACAAAAAGTTATAAAGACTATGTAATTAAGCTTAGAAGGGAATTTCATGAAAATCCTGAGAAAAGTATGGAAGAAGTTAGAACATCAAAGAGAGTTAAAGAAGAACTTGATAAAATAGGGATACCATATGTGTCAGCTGGAGGTACAGGTGTAATTGCAACTATAAAAGGAGCTAATCCAGGAAAGACTGTAGCACTTAGAGGTGATATGGATGCACTACAGGTTGTTGAATGTACTGATGTAGAATATAAATCAAAAAATGAAGGACTTATGCATGCTTGTGGTCATGATGGTCACACATCAATGCTTCTAGGAGCAGCAAAAGTGTTAAATGATATTAAAGATAGTATTAATGGAACTGTAAAATTATTTTTTCAGCCAGGAGAAGAAGTTGGTAAAGGTGCAAGAGCTATGATTAAAGATGGTGCTATGGAAGGTGTAGATGGTGTATTTGGAATACATCTTTGGACTGATGTAGAATCTGGGACTATATCAGTAGAAGAGGGTCCAAGAATGGCTTCTGCCGATTTCTTTAAAATTACTGTAAAGGGTAAAGGTGGTCATGGTTCACTTCCTCACCAAGGTGTTGATGCAGTGCTTGCAAGTTCAGCAATAGTTATGAACCTGCAATCTATGGTTAGTAGAGAAGTAAGTCCTCTAGAGCCATTAGTTGTGAGTGTTGGAGTTTTAAATTCTGGAACTAGATTTAATGTAATCGTTAGTGAAGCTGTTTTAGAAGGTACAATAAGACTATTTAATCCGGAGCTTAGAAAGCAAATTCCTGGAATTTTAGAACGTATAGCAAAATCTACAGCAGAAGCATATAGAGCAGAAGCAGAATTAGAGTATGGGTATTTGACACCAGCAGTTATAAATGACAAAGAATGTTCAAAGATAGCTACAGATGCAGCAGTTAAGTTATTTGGAGAAGAATGTATAACACTATTTGAAAAAGTAACAGGAGCAGAAGATTTAGCTGAGTTTATGAACATAGCACCTGGTGCATTAGCATTTGTAGGAGCTAGAAATGAGTCAAAAGGTGCTTGTTATCCTCATCATCATGGATGCTTTAATATAGATGAAGATGCTTTAGAAATTGGAACTGCTTTATATGTTCAATATGCAGTGGATTTTCTGAATAAATAA
- the rgbR gene encoding two-component system response regulator RgbR encodes MIKIAVCEDEKETQLLIEDYLENILKNISIEYEIQKYISGEELLESNLKDIDILLLDIKMEKLNGMDTARKIREVENEMEIIFVTSLIDYVQEGYEVRAYRYLLKPIELEELKKHVLTCIKDIEINKESHITIKNKSNTYKIYLNEIKYIEVQKKDMLIHTINKNFDIRYSLSKIEKELNLYKFIRCHKSFIVNLRYVENIKPNTVILESGEEVPISRYRYKEVKEKFLKFLGDTIC; translated from the coding sequence ATGATTAAGATAGCAGTTTGTGAAGATGAAAAAGAAACACAACTTTTAATAGAAGATTACCTTGAGAATATATTAAAAAATATAAGTATAGAATATGAGATACAAAAGTATATATCTGGAGAAGAGTTACTGGAAAGTAATTTAAAAGATATAGATATATTACTTCTTGATATAAAAATGGAAAAACTAAATGGAATGGATACTGCAAGAAAGATTAGAGAAGTAGAAAATGAAATGGAAATAATATTTGTAACTTCATTAATAGATTATGTGCAAGAAGGATATGAGGTAAGAGCTTATAGGTATTTACTAAAGCCAATAGAGTTGGAAGAACTAAAAAAACATGTGCTAACTTGTATCAAAGATATTGAAATAAATAAGGAAAGTCATATTACAATAAAAAATAAGTCTAATACATATAAGATTTATTTAAATGAAATAAAATATATAGAAGTTCAAAAGAAAGATATGCTAATACACACAATAAATAAGAATTTTGATATAAGATATAGTTTAAGTAAAATAGAAAAAGAATTAAATCTATATAAATTTATAAGATGCCATAAAAGCTTTATAGTAAATCTAAGATATGTTGAAAATATAAAGCCTAATACTGTAATACTGGAAAGTGGAGAAGAAGTACCTATTAGTAGATATAGATATAAAGAAGTTAAGGAGAAATTTTTAAAATTTCTTGGTGATACAATATGTTAA